A region of the Cannabis sativa cultivar Pink pepper isolate KNU-18-1 chromosome 3, ASM2916894v1, whole genome shotgun sequence genome:
TACCATTTCACGACTTGCAAATAATGTTGCCCACAACCTCTATTACTAGTTAGAAGAGTATATGGACAAATACTTGTCTATACTTTTTAAGTTCTTATGTATCAACAAATTTATGTGCGTTTGGAAAGTAATAatgtaattggaggtaattacataatttgacatgtttgtctaaccatgtaattacactgtaactgtgtaattgaaaGTAATTGAGGGattccaattacactctccaattctcatggccaCCCATGAGGAATGTAATtatactgtgtaattactaaaaactttccatattaaacattagctattaaaaaatattattttcctatatagttactaactattttaccaaacaagatattaggaattcatatgtaattaccacctcatatccaaacacacattgcattttaaaatatagtgtaattactaaattgtgtaattactagcCTAATAATTaccctacctagtaattacagAGCTACTTCCAAACACATTTAATAATTGTgtatttccttttaaaaaaaatactattgaaTGTACCTTGTTAACTCTTTTAGAATAGTTGTAACATTTTCGTTTTCataattgtaatattttttttttttcgaaaggCATAATGTAAttgttctcttttttttttaaaaaaggaaaaaaaaaaacttacaaaaatactgaaatttagattaatttctataaaaatattgtcacatgaatttttttttaaaaatactgtgtttttataaaacacaagtagaacacaaaacagaacaactcaaaccAACAGtagaataactaaaatacaCCATTGAAAACTTAACATAATATACTGcagtataaaatttataaaaaaatacattaaaaaaaataaaaaaaaaataccgcctaacaatatttttgtcaaaaaataacaaaaattagtataccatataaatttttcaaaaaatattatacGATTTTGTTGGCACAAAAGTTACACAATTTATCCACTTCAAatgtaatttaataacaaaaatgtaatttaataacactaattgttaatttatttttctaataaagaGGGCGGCACGTACCTAGTAACTATTAACTagcatataaatacataaaagtaGGCATTGTCTTTCTCTTTTTACTCTACTCACAACTAAAAAGCAGTTCCTTCCCTCGTAAACTAGGTTCTGCCTCTGCATCTTTATCCCTATAACAATTAATCACAGTAGTGTCTCAGCATGTATACCACTACCACTAATAGCCATCAATTGACTGGAAAAACTTCATCATATATACACATTTGATCACAAAGGAAAAAACCCAAAGACATATACGCTAACCAAGTATAAATTAGACTAAGATTGTGTACAAAAACTATTCAAGGCGAGTAGAAATTAAGTCCCAAACATAATTATCTAATCCTAAAATCAACCAAACATGCTAGTAGTAGTAGTCCTTGCAATCAAATTTCAACACCTTTTGTAACATTTTCTCTTTGATCAGCCTTTTAGTCTcagattttttcttttttactggtTACATGAGCTGTCCCTTGTTTCTTAAAATGctgcacaaaaaaaaaagtagtagcCTCAATAATAAATCacattaaaatttcataaaagtaGGAAAACCAATTTCATGCCATGTATAATAAATAAAGTAcctttttttttgtcatttaatcACAAAGGGCAGCTCAAATGCCTTCTGAATAATTTCAATTTGTCCTTGGCTATAGAGACTCTTGTTTGAGCTTTCATCTTCATTTCCTCAAAGTACTGAAACATTTACACATGAAAAACAGGATCCATagataaagtaaaaaaaaaagttaatcaatttactaaaataattaaattaataagtaCAGTACCTGTTGCTTTTGCTTTCTCTCGAGTTCttcctgttttttttttttaaaaaaaaaaatcaaaatggtgTACAAACATGTTTTGTCAGTAACAGAAAAAATTAACTAATTGAGTTGCtaatgttattattgttaccAGTGCTTGCTTAAGGTGAGCATTTTCCTCCCTTAGTTGGTTCAATTCTGCTTCCAGTTCAACTGTGTACGCCtgcaatattatataattacaaTGAATCAATCCTTAATAATTAAGATATaaccaataataataaaatgagtTTCCTCGATTTGTTAACCAAAAAGTTCCAACATAACTCTGTCATCATCAAAATATAACCTTAAAAACTTCGAAATTAGTTGAAAGTACATGTCATCATCACTGTCGagcagaataaaaaaaatatattaaaataagtaCACCCTTATCAATGTCACTCCTTAATTATTTTTACTTCGTTACTTAAATCTCACTCTCCAATAatgctttgtttttttttttaacacttTTATACAGAgtactttaattattttatatttatttgtttatcttTGGTTTAAGCATTAATACCCTAGTCTAGAGAAAACTGTAATGGGAAAAAATGTGGACAATTTAAGTTCATACACAGCTTAATTGACAGTAAAATTCTCTCTAATGATATGAGAAAACCATTACAATTGCTCTGTTCTAAAGAAACTGTAATGAAAAATAGTGAACAATTTAAGTCAATACACAACTTAATGAAGCATAACATATTGTAATTAACATCAATTGCTCTAAGTTACTTAAACAGTTGATTAAAGATTAAAACTAACCTGTTTTCTGGCTCTAGACCTGGCAGCCGACTCTCGATTCTTGATCATCCTCCTCTGCCGTCTCTCCACCACTTTCTCCACAGGACCATCATGACTCCTCTTCCTTCCCCTCACCCCACCAATATCTAAACCAAATTGATTACCAGAATTCTCAACCTGACTCCCACAAATTCCGTCCGAAGACACCGGACTCATCGGAACAGCCAACCCCATAGGCGCTTGCGCAGCTACCGCCCCCACACCGTACCCGCCTCCTCCGCCATTCACTCCTCTCCCGCCATAACAAACACCCGGAGGAGGAGGCGGTGGCGCGGGCGGCTGCTGCTGCTGCGTGTAAGCCCCGTTTCTCGAAGAACTCCCTCCGTAAACCGCCGAGTCCCCGAAAGCCACCGCGCTCGGATAACCCAAACCGCCACTAGAATTTCCGGTGACTCTGTTCACAAAACTAGGCCCTGCTCCAGCAgaattgttgttattgttgctgctgctgttgttgttgttgttgtggtaCATTCCGTACTGTTGCGTCTTCAGTGACTGCGTCGTCGGCGTAGGTGACACCGTCGTTAAAGGAGCAGGTTCCCGAACTACCCCTGCTTTGACGAGAAAATCCTCCAAagtcatttctccaaatgtaggCTGACGAGGGGTAGAATCGGAATTTCTCACAATATCCCCAACACTATCAAGATGATTAATAGTATTATTCCTAGTGGCGGCGCTGGCGCTAGTGCTCTGCCGCTGCCTCTGTTGATCGTCATCGTGCCGACCTTTGCTATGAATCTCCGACCAAACCTCCTCCACAGTCTTCCGAAACAGCGGCGGAGGGAGAGTGAGAGAGCCTTGGCGCGTCAGGCTCGGCTGAGAAGCTACCCCAATTTTTTCGGCGCCGACTTTACTGAGTGATAGTAAGTCGGCTGCAGCTGCCGCGCCGCCGCCGCCGCCGCCGCCATTGTTGTAACTgccatgattattattattattattgttatcatcatcatcaacatcaTTATTAGTATTGTTATCATTGTTATTGGCTTGGTTTTCCTCGGCTGTCCAGATACTTGTGAGGAACTCGTCCATGTTCATGGAGCCAAAATTCTTACCACTTTCATTAAGAGTGTGCTGAAACTCATCGAGGGTAAGAGAGTAAATTGAGCACTGTCTTCCCAGAGATGAAAATGGGTACTGAGTCGTAGTAGTATTGTTGTTCTTTTGGTTATTCTGCTCAGTATTAGCTTGGATGAGCAGTAGTGATGAGGGCTCTACCTCTCCTTGTTCATGTGACATCGTCTCCTCTGTCTCTCCTACTCCCACCATTGTTTTTTCTCTTTTGTTTTGAGATTACTAATCTATGACTTCGAGGGGACTTTGTAGCTATCTTTTCCTGTTAAAAGGTCGAAAAATCGAAGTGCCCTTTTTGTTAGGATTAATAAATTCgaacatatataataatgttTCGAACACTACAAGCTTTATGTGTAACACTTAATGTGGTTTTCTAACATAAATAAGTAACAGCTAAAAAGTGACACTTATTGCTAGCTAGTTATAGGCATATACTTGTTAATTTTGAGtctatttaatttgatggggtcACACAATTCTAACTTCCTCTACTAATAATCTTCAAAACTAGGAATTATGGgtttgttaataattaaattacatgCACAGACTGGACGCACCAATGAGTATATAATTAGTGGGACTTGCCATTTatctaaaatataattagttaaataaaaaaatatttgtgaagCAAATTATTTAGAGTGTAAATTATACGTCaacaataatcaaattttatataatttgtagtgggaacaaataaaataataagagagTGTAAATAATGGGGCAAACAAAAACAATGATGTGAAACGTGTAAATATCTGCACTACTAGTCGTGTATATGTTACCAAATTTGGAATAGTTTGTTGTTGGGGGTTTAGCTTTCATAGACCAAGAGAATCTTTCTTCTTTTAGAAGAACatgaattatacatatatagggACTGATCGatacaattttttgaaaaaaaaaaaaaacaaaacaaaaaataaatcccCATAACTTTTAATTACATGCATATTATCATTCATATTATAAACACTATGCATGGAATTAAACCTATTAATTCTTAAGGCAACATACACAAACAAATctacatatatattacatagaGGAAATTAAATAGaagcaaaagaaaaattgtagtttaaatATACCTGAAGTGTGGTGGTTTTGCAATACAAATATTC
Encoded here:
- the LOC115708807 gene encoding protein ABSCISIC ACID-INSENSITIVE 5, with the protein product MVGVGETEETMSHEQGEVEPSSLLLIQANTEQNNQKNNNTTTTQYPFSSLGRQCSIYSLTLDEFQHTLNESGKNFGSMNMDEFLTSIWTAEENQANNNDNNTNNDVDDDDNNNNNNNHGSYNNGGGGGGGAAAAADLLSLSKVGAEKIGVASQPSLTRQGSLTLPPPLFRKTVEEVWSEIHSKGRHDDDQQRQRQSTSASAATRNNTINHLDSVGDIVRNSDSTPRQPTFGEMTLEDFLVKAGVVREPAPLTTVSPTPTTQSLKTQQYGMYHNNNNNSSSNNNNNSAGAGPSFVNRVTGNSSGGLGYPSAVAFGDSAVYGGSSSRNGAYTQQQQPPAPPPPPPGVCYGGRGVNGGGGGYGVGAVAAQAPMGLAVPMSPVSSDGICGSQVENSGNQFGLDIGGVRGRKRSHDGPVEKVVERRQRRMIKNRESAARSRARKQAYTVELEAELNQLREENAHLKQALEELERKQKQQYFEEMKMKAQTRVSIAKDKLKLFRRHLSCPL